CAGATCCTGCTTTATGACCGGCGATCCTAAACTCTGCCGATATTGATCATACAGTTTTGAATGAGCTGAGCAAAATCGAGGATATACATTTCCAGTAAATGAACAGAAGTGACAATTCTCAAAGTCACACTGTGAAAGAATGCTCAAGAATGGCAAGAAACTGAATCAGCATTGGCTAGTTTACTCAAAATCAAGTGACAAAGTGGTCTGtttctgttgcaaaatatttgacagGAATGCCGAATTGTTGCATCGCTTTCTGTGTACAATTGTCGGCATAGCTTAACTGATGCTCTGAAGCAACATGAAAAGTCACACAGCCATTTTATGGCCTACTCCAAATGGATGGAGGGTGAGTTCAGGCTCAAGATGAATAAATGTGTAGATGCAGAAAAGCAAAGCATTGTTCATGTAGAAACCAAGCATTGTAGGAACGTGCTCAAGTGtctgatctcaattaccctcttccttgcaaagaataatttggctttcTGGGGCTCATTGGACaagttgttcactgaacataaCAGTAATTTCCTCAGTTTTGTCAAGCTCCTTGGGAAATACAATGATTTCATGTGTGAGCACCTATGTCAAGTAGTTTATAAAGAAGCTATGGACcattactgcagcaaaacaattcaaaatgaattgaTTGACCTTTTGGCAAGGAAGGTGCTTAATAACATATTGATGTGTCTCAGCAAAGCAAAGCACGACGCCATAATAATGGATTGCACTTCCGACattagtcacagtgaaaagatgtcatttacagtaagatttgttgaAGATGAGGATGGTTGAATCCAAGTAAAGGGACACTTTATCTGTTTCCTTCCTGTGAACGACTCTACTGGAAAAGACCAAACAAAACTGTTTATGAACatttggaatgaaaataaaataaagcttcagaaCTGCCGCGGCCAAAGCTATGACAATGGCACAAACATGAAGGAAGAAACAGTAGTGCCCAGGCAAGGATCCTTGAGCTGATTCCAAGAGCTTTCTTTGTGCCTTCTGGCTGCCATTCATTCAACCTGGTTGTGTGAGATGCAGTAtcatcttctttagattcagtatctctcttCAGAGGACTGCAAAGAATATGCATCCTGTTTTCAGCGTGAACTCTCAGGGAGAAGATCCTCACGGACAATGTTACAAACCTGAGGGTGAAGCCACCAAGTGACACTCGTTGGGAGAGCCAAATTCACAGTATAAGGCCAGTGAGGTACCGAGTGACTAAGGTTTACAATGGCCTGATGGAACTGGTGGAGTCAAGTAAAGCCAAGACCATAATCAGACACGAGGCACAAAGCCTGGCAAACAAGGTCACTGACTTCAAATCTCTGGTGTCAGTTGTGGTTTGGCATCACATCCTGTTCCGTGTAAATGTTTTAAGCAAGGCATTACAAACTCAATCGATGGACATGACGACCACTACTGTTTTGAtgagaagctgccttgatttcGTTGTGGCCTACAGAGGCAACAgatttgaagatgccatcactgctgccagagaaatggtggaaaacttaggagttgagcctgtcttcaaggaaactcGTATTCATCAGAAGAAGAGACAGTTTGGTTATGAGGGCAGAGATGAGATGTTGGGAAGCTcggaagaaaaattcaagagggagTGTTTTTGCTCTCTCATTGACACTCCTTGAGTATCCATTGAAGAAAggtttggacaaatgaagcacTACAAAAAGAGCTGACCTTAGTAACGGACTTGAACAATTGTACCGACCTTCACCAGATGCTGATACGTGGGAAATGTTCGGACGTCAATGATAAAGACCTCTGTGTCGAATTAGACAGCAACAGTCACATTTTGCAACACGGGAAGCACTCTCCGATCCAAGTTCTACAATTCATTTatgatgcagagctgaaggacacttttcctaataTGTGGATAGCTTTGAGGACTCTGCTCATGCTGCCGGTCACAATTGGGAGTGGGGAGCACAGCTTTCAAAGCTCAGACTCATTAAAATATATCTTCAGTGGACTATGACTAATGAGAGACtgacatcacttgctattttattgcttgaaaatgccattggccagtctcTGAATCTCTGACGCTGTGCTTCAGTTCACAAGGACAAAGGCAAGAAAAGCAACCTTTTGAAGTAAAGGACTAGGGTTAACAGTTTAAGGATgtcacctactgtaacactatttaatactggtccacccaatgttggtgcacagttcaatttcttgatgttagtacatttcagttattcttaaaattaaaaagtttctataagcttagagaaaatgaaattttttatttgcttacatatggcatgaataaatacagatttacacatcctagcatgcaaatttatcatcttatatgacaggggataaatcatgcatgtaaatcatgcatcaaagtcatgaaatgggctacaaatgcaaaaaaaataaggtattcaaaagtttaacaaatgaagGGGGGGCATTTTGTCTAGGGCTGGTCCTGGTGGTATGTGCTTAGCACAACCGTACATTCATCCACTCTGATTATGGTGAGTTGCAGGTGTTTGCCAGCTTCTTCTCACTCCCTTTATTTTATAGTAACTACATTGCAGTATAAAAGAGCGAACAATGGACATTACACCGCTCAGACTGGGCAAAGCTGGAGACTTTCCACACAAAATGCCAATGTCGTATATTGAGCATAAAGTGGAATGACTTAATctgtaatgcagatgtttatggaCATGCCGGTCTACAGACTACTGGGGTCATTGTCCACAGATGGCACCTTATGCTTTTCGGACATGTCGCAAGAATCCCGCAAGACGTTCCAGCGAGCGCTGTTCTCTGGGTGGTTTGTAACATCCGGGATAAAATTCCGCCAACTGAGGGGTGGAGGCCCAGAGGCAGACCCCCTATTACATGGGTTCATCAAGTCTGTTATGATATTGGACTCTTGGGCTGACAAGCCCTTGTGGCCACACAGGCATGGACCAAATAGTGAACGATCACTGTGGCCAACTGTTCAGCTGTGCGTTGAAGAAGACATTGTGATATAAAGTTTTCATTAGAAAATCAATCGGTGAATCCATAACTCACTGGTAAATGAATCAAGCCcttcacccctgtttctttgagTTTAGATTCTCAGATACCAGCTTTAAATATTTTCGTAGCACTTGAAAGATGAAAGCTAAAAGAAGAATGCCAAAAAGGCTGAGTACTCGCCTACTTTAACAGTGGTTTTGTTCTACAGTTCATGCTTTCAGGGCCAAGTGTTTATATGCTGTGACATACCCAAGATACAATCTAGACTGTGTGCCTTCTAACCTGGGATGTCCTTTACATTGCTTTGCTGTTGTTGCCTCCACTTCCGGACTGCTCACTTTAGCATataaatcactcccagctatgtctgtgtgCATTTGCATCCAGCGAACCTGAATTAAATTGCAAGGTGACCCCAGCACATTCCCACTTccagatttccccccagaaatgtatgtacTGTACTGACCAGCCCTCTCACAGACTatacaagctcatatgaagtcctGCATTTTATTAAGAGAAATAATATGCATGAATCCTGTAATGCCAAATGGATTTGCCTAAACTCTTCAATTCAAACACACGCATTTAGATAGTACAAGTGTGCTAACTACAAGAGATAGatttaagtgaatacaagtgatgaggcataaaagtcagaaatggttacaagaaacaTAAAGATCAAACACAACTTAATGCCTAACTTAATGAACTATGATAGATTCAAAGCACagtttttctcaccacatgttctCAACGGTCTTACTTGGCTGAACTTCTTAGGCCAGGACAACCTTCTGttaatggctgcttcctttgttccttcTGGTGCAGTGAATTGATGGacgcagagagagagaagaaggaggaggaggaggagaagagggtgAGGTCCCACATTGTGTTTGTCCCCCTTTGTATAGTGTCAGTCTTTCCCTTGGAAAGCATTTCCAATTGAGATTCAGGAGACAAAAAGTCTGTTTGGATTAGAACTTTTTGctgtttggggttgtttttttgttttttgttttgctaagATATAATTTTTTTCACCCATACctcctttcctgccaaagaatggccatttaTTGGGTCCTGGCCTATTGGCCTTGTTTACGCCTGGATGAGTTGtcagcttgccctttgtctctgagggACTGGTTTAGCCAGCCCCAGACTTGGAACATGTTttagtagaatcttataactttacacaCAATGTTGCTATACatgttttaccaggacaataatgccCAGCAACttctgagttttcaaatgacacctcatgaggcatactttgtacaaagattgttACAATAGAGTACAAGAGGTGAATTCAGGGCTATATTTTCTCACAGACACCCTTTCCAGACAAGCTCCTTCTGTGGACTTTGCCTCAATGCAATATTCTTCCACTGATTAAAAGACAATGTTTGGCTGTAAATTGATGGTCTGGTCCCCTTCTGGGGAAAATACAGGCCCCAGATAGCTCTCCATATGCTCAATGGTAGCCAGGAACATTGTGTGGTTGCTGTTGTGTGTTGAGGGTGGCAGGATACTCTGCTGTGGTTCTGATGTTTCATGACTCCTGCTTCATGCACAGTGCCATCTCTGGTCCACCTGAGAGGGCTGCATAGAGGAGGAGACAGATGGAATGGCCACCCAGCACAGCATCCTTCTGAATGGGGTGGTGGAGCTGTTAGATCTGCCTTCTAGATTCAGTTTGTATTGTTGTTGTCATCTCCCAGACAGTTAATGAGTTCTGGAGTGCAAAGGCAGCTTTCCAAGCAGGGTACAGCTGAGGCCAGTATCTCCACTGGTTTCAAATTCACTTTGGTTTTTTTCCAGCAAGAAAAAGACAGAAAGGACCACACGGAGCTCGTTTCCAGGAGGGAGATTTCAAACAGGCAGCATGAGTTAGAGTGGGAAAGCTCTACTGTGTAGCTGTGTGTATTCatctagagcagggattggcaacctttggcagcagatttccctgacaggccgcatgccaaaggttgccaatccctggtctataGATATAAATATAAACAACTCGATGACTTCAGAGGGACCAGTATACCTGAGATTAGAGGGGCAAAGTGAGTGAGCAAACTATCCCTGAATGAAAATAGATTAATAAATCACTATCAGTTATTGTTCCTGTAAATGACTTTGGCACAACAGAATCACCACCATGTTGAGTTCCATCTTAAAATCCCACTTCTGGGTTCCTGCTCTCTTTAGTCCAAAGTACTTTGCAAATGTACAGAAAAGCACTttgtgcaccactgaagtcaaggcacttctggggtggaatatGGATGCTGTTTAAGAGCAAACAGCTACAATGAGCAATGATTGTAACTGGTTTGCAAATCATCGACTTCGGAGATTTACCAAGCAGATAAATAttctgtggtttgtttgttttttataagcaatgttttgttttctctagGTGTCAAATGTGGCGGAGTCCTCTCCGCACCATATGGCAACTTCTCCAGCCCTAATTTCCCTGGACTTTACCCCTATGACACCGAGTGCACGTGGCTCATAGTGGTCACAGAAGGATCCTCAGCCCTGTTGACCTTTGACCACTTTGACCTGGAATATCACAACAGCTGTGACTACGACTACCTCAAAATCTACAACGGCTTCTCCGAGGATGAGGGGAATCTCCTGGGAAAGTTCTGTGGCAAGAGAGCCCCTCCTCAGTTTACTTCTTCCTGGCATGTCATGTCCATCATCTTCCACTCAGATAAGCACGTGGCCAGTCAAGGCTTTTCTGCAGCTTACCGGAAAGGTTGGAATAGGTTTTATGTGGAGTCTCCTCAAAGGGTTAATGCATGAAATGCCTGAGTGAAAGGTTTCTAGGTTTGCTGTGTAGCAGTGGACAAAGAGACTGTTACACGAGCACCTTTGAAAAAAACTGCGTCCCACAAAGTAGAGTTAAAGGATTATACAGAGTGAACTAATTAGGGATTGTCCGAGACCAATGCAGGTTCGAGTAAGTTTTTGAtcgagtgaggaaaatcaaaacgtaACAGATTGAAAGTTCAAAACCATGTGGCCGTTTATTAATAGGGataagttacaacttgggctggggaggagcacttttaccaactagcAATACTATCAAAACAAGAATCTACACgcaacttgaaacaatctatttacatcTAACAACAAGAAACCAAACAATCTATGATTAACCGCTCACTAAAATCcagataaaacacacaaaaactgAGTAAACTGTACAAGCATTAACCAGATATTGCAAAATACAACAATTCAactttcatatactatatacacaacttggtaccaagtaagggagggaaaaagggaagaggctaagcaaacagaaTAATTACAGAAATTACAATGCAAATACCACATTCCaggtgcagctgaccagcagtacagacaccaagggcatAACGAATTAGTGGGAAATAATCCGTAACGACACCACCCGAGCCAGCTAAATCCAGAGGAGACCCTTCTAGCtggaagggtgatcaggccttccagctaacatgcggatactcctgcagattttggcTCAAGACATGGTTTTATTCGAAGGCTCTTACTCGTatcagcatctgattggtccctagctccttcaccttccaggttccgagctggagccctccacgtaaacaggatctgcagacggcacactacccttatgcacacggcacgctggtatttttgcacaaggcactagcctgacccctaggtgaccaggcaaaaagagcaggaaaatgcacacagcactataatgtagcacaccgcactacggtgttgcacacggtaccaatgtgaccttttgaccgacaattggccaaacagacgccatgtttgagcataggcttaggACTGTGACAGGGATGTGATGAATACCCGGCTCTGTTCTGATGCAAATCTGGTCTGTTTGAGGGTGTTTTGAATAAACTCtgctaaccccccaccccccagaaaaATGACAGGTCTTGCATAGTATCAGGCTTAAAGTGCAGCTCTGGTCTGAAAAGTGAGTCTGCAAAATCCTGGGGCTCCAGGTTGATTATATCCCAGTGATTTCCAGTGCCAGTGTGCTCAGTTTACAGCTAAAAGGATGGCTTTTCTAACAGCGAGCCCACAGTTTACACTCTGAGACAAGCCGGTCTCTTTCCTCCTTATGAAGCATCACCAGAAATAAAGGTTGTGGGGCCTCAACTGTGTTGTTAGACCTGGGCAATGAGCAGCAAGGATGCACAGGTATAACTGAGATTAGAATTCAGCCCTGCCATGGGACCTTAGTGCTGAATGAGCATCATGTGATGTACCATTTTGACTAATAAAAAAACAGGACaggagagtaaaaaaaaattttctctaCCATGCCCCTTGAAGGAGGAATCTCTCAGGCCCAGTACATTAGTCCATCGTCAGTCTCCAGATGGAATGAAACTTGGGTTGCTCTGCTCCTTTGGCAGGAAACCTCTTTTCCTTATAGAGTTAGAGACAACCTACAGCCTTCTGCACCCCCAAGGTGTTTCTTCGCCTCCTTTGTTCCTCTTTCCAGGACTGGGGCATGTGTGTCCATGTTCTCCATGATACCCCATCCCCTTTGTGGGCCATGGAACTTCCCTCTGCTTCACTTGGATGTGTTATGTGTGTAACCCGTCTGTGTTTGTTTCCAGATGTTTGTGGAGGAGTGCTCACAGGCCTTTCCGGCGTGATAACAAGCCCCCATTACCCTGAGAATTACCCCAACAATGCCGAATGCCGCTGGATCATCCGGGCAGTGCCCAACTCCATCATCAAGCTGGTTTTTGCTGACTTTCAGATGGAAAACAACGAGGGATGCAATTTTGATTACGTGGCTGTCTATGATGGGCCCACGATGGGGGACATGCATCTCAGCCACTACTGTGGGAATATGAAACCCCCTGATATCGTCTCTTCCACACACGAGCTCCTGGTGGTGTTCAAGTCAGACTTCAACATAGGAGGTAGAGGCTTTAAGGCCTATTTTTTCTCAGGTACGGAGGCAACTGTTTGTCCAGCGTAAGCTACTAGATGTATGGGAAGCCCTCTGGGCCTTCTCCTTCTCTACCACTATCCCAGGGTGTTGCTCTCACAAAGGGGGTATAGATTCACTGTTCCTCCATCTTTTGCATGCAGGCTGGCAAGTGAAATGGTTTGGTGTCATGCTTGTGAAGTGTAAGCCTTAGTATATGAAGGGCTCCCAGAGAGTGGAAGGGCGCTTTTAGTGTCTGTGTCGTATCCATGTAAATAAAAAGTACATTTAAGAGTGTTCAGGGTGACTGAAATGGGACACAGGAGGCAAGAGTTTtatccccacctctgccccagctcgccgtgtgatcttgagcaagtcattccTATCTAGGTCCTTCTGCGGCCCcaattactgtagcacctaagaCTCCCCAAAATGTTTATGGAGCACTCTTGTAGAGAAAGGGTAtcagcctcattttacagatggggaactgagacacaaagagatCAGGGGACTTACCCAAAGTCACCCAGGAAGCCTGTAccagagctggaaagagaaccTACAGCTCCTGTGTCTTAGGCCAGGGCCTTAACCAGAAGACCACCTGCCCTCAGTTAGAGCTGTAGGCTGcttccttgaagtcaatgggaaagctCCCACTGACCTCTGTGTGGTAGTACTGTCAGGAATTAGGGcatgcagcagcagagccagtctccaggcaacctaacgagcacagctggcctgtagcAGGCTGACAAATAGGTCACACTgcatgattagggtgaccagatgtcccaattttatagggacagtcccaatatttggggctttgtctaaTATAGACGCCTattacccccgtcccgatttttcacacttgctcctctggtcaccctatgcatgATGGGTGGGAGGAGTCAGCAGACTGGCTCTGAAGCCCAGCTGCGGCAGCTGTGCAGTGGCTGTGACAGTCCCTGTGTCTGCTTAGTTCCAGCTTTGCCTCACTGCATGTAACCTAGGCCTGACCCCcggactcctgctctgacctgtAGCCATGACCTCTGCCTATGTCCTGGTCATGTGACATGTTAAGCTTTTAACTCCTCTGTTTCCCTGACTTTAGATTGAGGATAAGGATCCTTTCCCCTTCTTTGCCAAAGCACACTGATGTCCTCAGCTGAAAAGCCCTGCATGGGTGCTTGTTGTTATCTCTGTTCTTGAAATCCTTTGCATTGTGTGGAGTCTGGCCGCAATTGTGCAGCTAACGACCCCCACTAACTCTTTGAATGTTTGGGGCAGATCTATACAGCATGTGGCTGTGAAACCTTTATGTGAAAAAGATAATTTGTTGTATATATTTTAGCAATAAATCAAGGGAaccccccagcagctgctccctcCACACACAGGGGTTTCGGTTTGGTTGGtaatgcattttctttttctaaCCAGGCAAATGCCAGGAAGTATACACAGCCATCAAAGGAAATTTCTCCAGTCCTCAGTATCCCAGCTTTTACCCCAACAATATCAAATGTCATTGGACCATCCAGCTCCCCCCAGGATACCGAATCAAAGTCTTCTTCCTGGACTTGGCTCTGGAGGGGAGGAACAGCCTAACAGATGGCTGTGATTATGACCATCTGGCAGTATTTGATGGAGACACTGAGAAAGCTTCCCTcctggggaagtggtgtgggAGAGAGATGCTCTCTCCCATAACATCTACTAGAAACAAACTGCTGTTGGTCCTCCACACGGACAGGAACACGGCCAACAGGGGGTTCTTGGTAGCATATATTGGAGGTAAGACATGACTCAGTGCATTGATCCGGTTCTCCTTCGCTCCCTGCTGGATATTTGTAGGGCAAGGCAGCAGAGAATTATAAGTATGGAGACA
The DNA window shown above is from Gopherus flavomarginatus isolate rGopFla2 chromosome 7, rGopFla2.mat.asm, whole genome shotgun sequence and carries:
- the CDCP2 gene encoding CUB domain-containing protein 2, whose translation is MTWRNLPPGCCSCTSSVKRGPWFPRMPAQHLSPALIHAQLCLRMRHIHVGCLVAMTFLWVANRMHAKKGVKCGGVLSAPYGNFSSPNFPGLYPYDTECTWLIVVTEGSSALLTFDHFDLEYHNSCDYDYLKIYNGFSEDEGNLLGKFCGKRAPPQFTSSWHVMSIIFHSDKHVASQGFSAAYRKDVCGGVLTGLSGVITSPHYPENYPNNAECRWIIRAVPNSIIKLVFADFQMENNEGCNFDYVAVYDGPTMGDMHLSHYCGNMKPPDIVSSTHELLVVFKSDFNIGGRGFKAYFFSGKCQEVYTAIKGNFSSPQYPSFYPNNIKCHWTIQLPPGYRIKVFFLDLALEGRNSLTDGCDYDHLAVFDGDTEKASLLGKWCGREMLSPITSTRNKLLLVLHTDRNTANRGFLVAYIGVVPVNVSCTRTDFQIQIPVQSLAQLERNKIYLGTPSCPAQVVGLNFKIHTRFDTCGTESQKRNHTSVIVSILYIDFSAGSQEDIHEYEVQCEPKRKEASVNLISSSDPYRLTQYAENLVEPHGKQTEAVEAYENKSQDSSDIVFISICILAGILMVIAVVGLVLL